In the Terriglobia bacterium genome, one interval contains:
- a CDS encoding Ku protein, with translation MPSTTWKGHITFGLVSIPIKLYPAARKEKIEFHQIHKACQTRLQRPLYCPHCNRQVDNSEVVKGYEYEKGRYLLIDKEEIEKMKPETGGTMEISEFVELSEIDPLYYETSYLAVPDKSGGKPYRLLVETLEQTNKAAIATFVMYQRSYLVVIRPRTHGLTLHTMYFANEIREVAEYGQQDGEVNKQELKLAKELIDNLSGHFQPEQYHDKYQEQLQALVEAKLKGKQVPVTAERKPAPVINMMDALKKSLAEQEQARRSAKESRQKARKKAS, from the coding sequence ATGCCTTCGACGACGTGGAAAGGGCACATCACCTTCGGCTTAGTCTCCATTCCAATAAAGCTGTATCCTGCTGCCCGAAAAGAAAAAATCGAATTTCATCAGATCCACAAAGCCTGCCAGACCAGGCTGCAGCGTCCACTTTACTGTCCTCACTGTAATCGGCAAGTTGACAATTCAGAAGTCGTCAAGGGTTATGAATACGAAAAGGGAAGATACTTGCTGATTGACAAGGAAGAGATCGAAAAGATGAAGCCGGAGACCGGCGGCACCATGGAGATCAGCGAGTTTGTGGAGCTTTCGGAAATCGACCCGCTTTACTACGAAACTTCCTATCTGGCGGTGCCCGATAAGTCAGGTGGAAAACCTTACAGGCTCCTGGTTGAGACCCTGGAGCAGACCAACAAGGCGGCCATAGCGACGTTCGTTATGTACCAGCGTTCGTACCTGGTGGTGATTCGTCCTCGCACTCACGGCTTGACCCTCCACACGATGTATTTTGCCAATGAGATCCGTGAGGTGGCGGAATACGGCCAGCAGGACGGTGAAGTGAACAAGCAGGAACTCAAATTGGCGAAGGAACTGATCGACAACCTTTCCGGACACTTCCAACCGGAGCAGTATCACGACAAATACCAGGAACAACTGCAGGCTTTGGTGGAGGCCAAGTTGAAGGGCAAACAAGTCCCTGTCACCGCCGAACGAAAACCGGCTCCAGTCATCAACATGATGGATGCGCTCAAGAAAAGCCTGGCGGAACAAGAACAGGCACGCCGGTCCGCCAAAGAATCCCGGCAAAAAGCCCGCAAGAAAGCCAGTTGA